A segment of the Panacibacter ginsenosidivorans genome:
CGGGCTCATAAAAAGAACCCGGCTTTTGTAATATGTTATTGAAATTATTACCACCCTCCGCTGGCACCGCCGCCACCGCTGCTTCCACCACCAAAACCTCCAAATCCGCCACCACCACCACCGAAGCCGCCTCCACCTCCGCCGCCCCAGCCGCCACCGCGGTTACCTCCGCCAAGATTGCTGAATATAAGCGGCCACAATAAACTGCTATAGCCTCTGCGACTCATCATTCCACCGCCACCGCGGCCACCACCTCCTCTGCTAACGATCATAATAACTACAAAGAGAATAACAATGAAGCCTATAATAGAACCGCCTCCGCCACCTCCGTCATCTCGTTTTCTTTGTTCGTTATATTCTCCTGCGGCTGCTTTACCAAGTGAAGTGATGGCTTCATCAAAAGCACGGTAATAATCTCCGTTCTTTATATTGGGAATAATATCATTATCGATAATGCTCTTGGCAGTTATATCAGGTATGGCGCCTTCCAGTCCATAACCAACTTCTATTCTTACCTTTTTTTCGTTTGGCGCTACAAGAATAAGAATACCATTGTTGTGTTTTGATCCTCCAATGCCCCATGAGCGAAATAATTTATTAGCGTAGTCTGCCACGTCATAACCTTTAAGATCAGGGATGGTAACTATAGCGATCTGATTAGAAGAACTGTTGTCTAATTCTACCAAACGTTGCTCAAGAATATCTCTTTGCTCTGGCGATAAAACATTCGCTACATCATTTACCAGTCGCGGCGGATTTGGCTTTGGCAAAAGATCCTGCGCAAAACCAACAGCAGCAACAATTAGAAAGGATAATATGAATAAAAGTTTTTTCATTTTATAAAGAAGTCCCGCTTTGCGACAGGACCTTTGAGAAATTTATTTTCCAAAAACTATATCGTCTGGTAACTCATTCTTATCTGTATCGGCATCGTAAGGAAAATTGGCATGTAGTAATTCGCCAATCTCTTTCACAACAGTGGCAATACCATCAGCATAATTTTCTTTGTTGAATTGGGACAACATTTTTGATACTTCTTCTTTCCAGAAAGCTGCGCTGGCTTTTTTGTAAATACCTTCATCTGCAAAAATGGCCAGTTGCCTGTCTTTCATGGCAACGTATACCAATACGCCATTATGTAATTCTGTTGCATCCATCTTCAGGCTATAAAATATCTCCATAGCCCTGTCAATGGGATCTACATAACTGCAACGGCTTTCAATATAAACCCTTACTTCACCGCTGGTGTTCCGTTCCGCTTCATTTATGGCAGCAAGGATTTTTTCTTTTTCCGGTGCGGAAAAGAATTCATGCGTTTTCTTCCTGAATAATCCAAACATGCGTTTGAGGTAAGAAATTATTTAATATTGAAATTGACGTCAGGTGCTTTTTCACTGCCCGCATCTGCTTTGTAGTATGCTTTTTCTTTAAAGCCAAATATGCCTGCAAAAAGACTATTCGGGAAAGTTTTTACCTGCAGGTTATAATCGTTTACTGATTTATTATAATCCTGCCTTGCAATGTTGATGCGGTTTTCAGTTCCTTCGATCTGTGTTTGAAAATCCTGGAAAGCTTTTGTTGTTTTAAGATCAGGATATGCTTCTGCAACAGCCATTAACCTGCCAAATGCGCTTTGCAACTGACCCTGTGCCGCCTGGTATTTGGCAAGCGATTCAGGATCGTTTATATCAACCTGCACACTCGTAGCTTTTGCTCTTGCTTCGATTACTTCTTTTAAAGTAGATTTTTCAAAGTTGGCAGAACCTTCAATTGTCTTAATAACGCTGCTGTAAAGATCTGTACGGCGCTGGTAGTTTGTTTCTACATTGCTCCATACCTGTTTTACACTCTGATCACCTTTTACAAGACCATTATAACTGCTGCAGCCGCAACCGCCAAGAACAAGAATAAGTGCTACAACGACTATTAAACCAAGGCTTTTTGTTTTCATGTGCTGATGAATTTATTTATTAAATATAGTTATCAAAATAAATACCGTTTAAAAAATTATGACGTTAAGTCATTTTTGTGAACCAAACATAAGTGCATGCATGAAACTTTTGTTGCGTCGCACTCTTGTACTGCTGAATCTTGATGATCAATCAAAACAGGAAGCTTATCGTTAGCAATCTTATTTAACAATTATGGTTCGCAATTTACAACTAATATAATCCTGCAAATTCTTTTGCCATTTTATCTATAACTTCGTTTGTTAGTCGCTCCTTTGCCGCATTTATTACAATGCGGTAACGAAATCTTACACCTTCATCTCTTTTCAAACTAAAGTTGAGTGATTCTTTTCCATTACTAAAATTTTTTTGCCCCAAAGGATTGGCGGCAAATAAACCATAGCCTCTTGCGTGCCAGTAAGTAGGATATCCAACATTTTTCGGATGATCAATAATGGCGATACTGATGCTGTCGTTTCCTTTCCTGCCGTACAACATACACCAGTCTGCTCTTGTTGCCCATGCATCATTACCTTCTTTTCCTGCACTCGTAATATAGTTACCGGATGGAAGTGTATCTGCACTTGCTTTTACTGTTATTACAATGCCATTTGCATCAGTAAAATCACGGTCTTCTTTTGAAGGTATTTCTAATTCATGCGCTACACGCAAACCCAGAAAACCATCTTTTATGTCGGGCATGTTTACATCCTGCATGGCTGTAAGCGTTGTTACCCTGTCTATAATATTTGTATTGCCACGTGAGTTGAAAATAAAAGTGGTTAATTCTTTAAGAAGAATATTATTATGTATATCGGTCCAGTTTGCTTCGTAAGTTAACTGACCTTCTTTACCACTTTTCATAAATACGATGCGTACAGTTCTTATCCAGCCATAATTCGATTTTTTATCTTTAGGAATCGCATAAGAGTTGTTCCAGAAATCAAGTCCATTCACATTTTCATAATTAAGCCAAAGCCCAATGTGGTGTGGGTGATCAACA
Coding sequences within it:
- a CDS encoding TPM domain-containing protein, coding for MKKLLFILSFLIVAAVGFAQDLLPKPNPPRLVNDVANVLSPEQRDILEQRLVELDNSSSNQIAIVTIPDLKGYDVADYANKLFRSWGIGGSKHNNGILILVAPNEKKVRIEVGYGLEGAIPDITAKSIIDNDIIPNIKNGDYYRAFDEAITSLGKAAAGEYNEQRKRDDGGGGGGSIIGFIVILFVVIMIVSRGGGGRGGGGMMSRRGYSSLLWPLIFSNLGGGNRGGGWGGGGGGGFGGGGGGFGGFGGGSSGGGGASGGW
- a CDS encoding DUF6807 domain-containing protein encodes the protein MKNFLPLFLFLIATNLQAQQIKVVQVKNQQKVLVTVDGKPFTAFCYPDSLEKPFLYPIYATDGEIITRGFPLQPRANEPVDHPHHIGLWLNYENVNGLDFWNNSYAIPKDKKSNYGWIRTVRIVFMKSGKEGQLTYEANWTDIHNNILLKELTTFIFNSRGNTNIIDRVTTLTAMQDVNMPDIKDGFLGLRVAHELEIPSKEDRDFTDANGIVITVKASADTLPSGNYITSAGKEGNDAWATRADWCMLYGRKGNDSISIAIIDHPKNVGYPTYWHARGYGLFAANPLGQKNFSNGKESLNFSLKRDEGVRFRYRIVINAAKERLTNEVIDKMAKEFAGLY
- a CDS encoding TPM domain-containing protein, giving the protein MFGLFRKKTHEFFSAPEKEKILAAINEAERNTSGEVRVYIESRCSYVDPIDRAMEIFYSLKMDATELHNGVLVYVAMKDRQLAIFADEGIYKKASAAFWKEEVSKMLSQFNKENYADGIATVVKEIGELLHANFPYDADTDKNELPDDIVFGK
- a CDS encoding LemA family protein — translated: MKTKSLGLIVVVALILVLGGCGCSSYNGLVKGDQSVKQVWSNVETNYQRRTDLYSSVIKTIEGSANFEKSTLKEVIEARAKATSVQVDINDPESLAKYQAAQGQLQSAFGRLMAVAEAYPDLKTTKAFQDFQTQIEGTENRINIARQDYNKSVNDYNLQVKTFPNSLFAGIFGFKEKAYYKADAGSEKAPDVNFNIK